The window TGAGTTTAACTATCTGTATAAATAAATCTTGATTAATATAGATTTCGCTTGACTTATTTTCTATACTCTATAACttgcaaaataaaatttgaaaaatttacagtaagCTCGTCCTAGGATAAACAACACTCAGTTAGATTTTTAGTACAAGTACTTGCATGTTTTGGTCTGTACAATTTAATCTTGTAGTGTGGTTTTGTATGACTTAGCAAGATTTTGAAACCCACCTGTTCCTCTTATGAACTAAATTATGttaaattactactctataaatgactgcccaggaaatgttaattaagaagtttcACGTCCAAACTCACTTTAGGTGGactgcaactttatcgtgaaggaaaaataataacacctaaatcgcaaacaactcggaactttgcattcatacatatgcattgctgcatttcatttaggtatgATAGATGAACCGTGTGGATGACGTGATGatggagccgagccagaagatggtgaatggtggacacatctagaagatggacgaatggatcccgatgtgcacgaccgaaggaagatgctcgccaagCAATTATCctttaactaacactgacctagtgttaatcccaggcaagccctgGTGCATCAATTCCAGTATTTTAAATGCTATACCAATTTATGTTCCTATTATGTATCTGTGCacttaagtttacaggagttgactggaaccttagttgcatgattcctaggttcCCTCAGTTGatctactagtatgtgtaggtcgttagtaccgccatgctaaataggactcggtagaagtcgagtgattttctgtcactcgcgagagctAGGACCATTTGGATTATGAAAAGGTTGTTGAGGATGAATAAATGTGGAAAGGTAATGGAAACCGGACGGAGATGAGTTTGGCTAAGGATATGAATTGGATGGAAAGTACGTCTCCGCCTATGTCGGTTGAGGACCGATCTGTTGTGGCAGTGTTGAtcaaggattgaacagtactaaccacatgctgaaagtaggaggtagtcgaaaccggtaaactTAGTACCATATGCACACTGGTAGTAtgaacttgatactgtcttcccAATGGTGCTAGTGggtaaactcatggctgaccctttgtAGGTAACAGTGGGGCTAGCAATCCCGAGTTGCAGGGCAGTTcagctattcggtgtgcatatagGAAACAGTTGACTTGTATAGTCCGTCAGGGCTTACACAggtcgtgtgtgttaggtccaccttgcaaggtttaaaatcggatcgattcaccgTGGCTCGcagatatgagagccttgatctctttgtcacattgTAGTAAGAAATTGAAATGAGGATGGAATGATGATGCTATTCCTGGGGGATTAATTTGATATACCATACTTGTTCTAGATATTCTTGCAAACCTAGTTAATACTTGCTACATTAAATTTGAACTAAAAtgttgaaagtaaggactcacttttagatgctttttggcaaaacaaacaactcaagccaaaagctttacatgtctagatagtgggctaagtatacccttagtcgggtaagccttgctgagtattagtatactcagccttgcttgtggctttgtttttcaggtggtacttTTGAGGATATggatgacgtcatgtacgggcttcatcatgacgtctggtaTCATCGCTAGACTATCATTTATTTTTCCGCCACACTTAAACTCTAttgtacttttataaattcaaactcggtttgtaataataattcaatttcatacatTGTGCTGTAAAAATTGCGGAATTTTGTACGCTCTGGACTGCTTTgacgatcctgtttcaagtggtttaatcgggattttacctgaCAGCACtaccggattactccgtttgaagtgcgtgttaacctgTATTGCCTTTTATGgagatggttagcgcacttgagctggaTTAATTTGGGCAGTACTGCCGCAACCTCCTCCACTACTCCCACTACCTCCTCttccacccctccctctccctccccctcctccactaCCTTTGTGAACACTACGGCTCCCAGACCCCTCGGGTGCGTCGGacccaccaccgcctcctccaccactgccCCTGTACAAGGTGCTCAACCAAGTCATCTTGCCACCGCCTGGCATCTTTGTTTAGTTACCTGAAATAAAAAAGAGTGAACGAATTAGTCAAGATAAATAATACTTGCAAATaaacaaaaataaagaaaatataacTACAAATTAACATAATATATATTAAATATTGCGAGTCATACATCTTTTAGAAGTAGTCATCAtaatcgggattagctggatcataaTCCTCATCCTCACTATCAGCTATGTCAACATAACCAGCAAAATCTGAAGGAGGAATGTCGTCTTCACTGTCTATGCCTAAACGTAGTCGCTCTAGTAATTGTAAGTCCTGAATATTTTGAACCTCATCTCCACCTTCCTCGTCAACTTCCCTTTCATTGTCGACTTCCATTCCGATCTCGTCGGATAAGTCTATCTTGAAACTCCCTTGTAGTCCCTCTTCTTGAAAAACCTCTCTATCATTGTTCTAATCTTCATTGTTTGGGAGAGGAAGTTTGCCGTGTGGCGATACtttatacacaacatcccaaccccgAAGACGGTGGTCGGTTTGGCAcgggtatgagagataataaacttgtgtggcttgttgagccacaatgtaCACAGCATCGCCTTATAACATTGAATCCTGTCGAATTTCAACTAGGCCAACACTAGGGGTATGCCTTGTTAATgttggatcaaaccaatggcatttgaaaatGACTGGAGTGAGCAGTACAGAACCATGAAATttgagttcgtatatttcttcaaCTCTTCCGTAATACTCGACTCTGTCTTGACCTGGCGTAAAAACACCTGTATTAGTGGTTCTTCGATTGGGCTGACTCTGCTCGTATCTCATTGTGTGGAAGAGAGATCTGTTCACGTCATAAATATTAAACGACTTGACCCTGTAGCTACAACCATCAGCAACCTGTCTCAATTCGGCACTCATAGACGAATCAGTTTGGCCTTACAAGCGTATGCAGTATAGTTTATCATATAGTTCGAGGACAACGAAATGGAAAAGAACTATGAATTGAAGACTACCTTCTGTTGAAACCAATAAATGAAATCGGGTTGTGAATTTCCCGCGCCATTTTTAAGAAGACTCTCCATTTCCATCGGGGTTAGAGCCCTTGAGCGACACTAAAATAGTTGTTGAAATTCCCTATATCAAAAATGACAAAGGGGATTGGAAGCTAAGTAGCGGaaacttgtgaaacaaaaactcgTGAAGTGGGCACAATGTTGAGAACTTATGCAATATACGACTCCACTTCAGAAAGGTTGGTCAACACGTATAGCATGATACGGCGCCACTCTTCATGGTTCAAGGTCTTGTACCTCACATCACTTGCACTTCTAAGTTGTACTCGGAAAATGCTGAGACTCGATTCATTATCGCCAGCATTGTAACGAgggggtggattatgcacgctgGGAAGATTGTCACCATAGTATTTGGTAgtgaagtttgacacctcctccaGAATATATGACTTTGCAATAGAAGCTtcaattttatatttatttttacattttgtTCGAAGGACCTTTTGACATCTCTCAATTGGATAGCACCAACGGTACTGCATAGGCCCCCCCATCCGTGCCTCGTACGGAAGGTGTAGAAGCAAATGCTACATCGGATTGAAGAAGGCGGGTGGAAAGATCTTCTCTAGCTTACATAGCAACACAGGGGCCACTTTTTCTATGTCCAAAATAACAGCCCGTGATAACTCCTTGGCACACAGCTGGCAGAAGAAATTGCTCAACTCTGCCAACACTCGCCATATATTATCAGGCagatagcctcgaaccatcaccgaaagaagccgctcaatccatatgtggtagtcatgactcttcagcCCGTTGATTCGCATCGTAGTCAAATTAACTCCCCTcagattcgctgcatacccatctGGAAATTGTAACTTTTGGATCCACTCTAGTGCTTCCTTTTTTTGGGGCCTCGTTAGGACGAAATCTGCCGGAGTCTTCTTCCATTGTCTCCCTGGTCTCGGAGTCTTCATTTCATATCTTGGTCTATCGCACAACATTGCCAGATCCACTCGTGCCTTGACGTTGTCCTTTGTCTTATTAGGGATGTCCATGACAGTTCCAAAAAAGAGCCTTGCCCCAATTCTTTTCAATGTGCATGACATCAATGTtgtgtggaaggagaagatcatTAGTATAGGGAAGCCTCCACAAGCCAGAGATCTGAGTCCAAGAATGTTTTTCGCCATATcccacaaaaccacctgcaTCATTGACCTGGAGAGCATCTATCTGAGCATGAAGCACGACACCCATCAGCATCTGCGGTGCAGGTTCTGTAACTACGACACCTTTCGTGAAGTTCTTAATGTCTCTTCTAAATGGATGGTCAGCAGgaaggaattgtcgatgtttaTCAAACGACGAATACTTGCCCCCCATTCTCAACGAAATGAACTGTAGAGTAGCCTTGCATGTTGGGCATAGAAACTTTCCATGAGTACACCATCCGCAGAAAATGCCATACGTCGGGAGGTCATGCAGGGAGTAGTGGTACCACACATACAttctgaagtttgtctttgtcgcTCGGTCGTACGTCCACACCCCCTCCTCCCATGCTTTGATCAACTCATCGATTAGAGGCTCTATGtaaacactcattttattccctaGGTGCTCAGAAATAATCAATGACACAAATATGGTATGTCGTTGAAAGAGAACGCCGGGGAGGGGGAGATTCAAGGGGATAACGAACACGGGCCAACATGAGTATGATGCAGCCATCATACCATAAGGATTGAATCCATCAGTTGCCAGTGTAACACGTACATTACGAGCTTCTTCAGCTTTCTCACGATGAATCTCATCAAAATGAGTCCAGGACTCACCGTCGGAGGGATGCACCATCTTATCAGGATTGTATCGAACACctttttgtgccatgtcatctgtttcATGGTTTCCTCGGTCATATAGAGTCTTTGGATCCTCTGAATAAACAAAAGGTAATGTACGATTTTCACAGGAATCGTGAGCTGCCTCTTAGGCTGACCGTCACCAGCATCCACCTCCAAGAACCTTGAGGCTTTGCATTTTGGACAGTAAGTTTCAGCCTCGTGCtctttcctaaataagatgCACCCATTCAGACAAGaatgtatctgctcatatggcAATTTCAGTGCACCAAGGATTTTCATCGCCTGATACATTGTCTTGGGCAGAATGTGATCTTCCGGAAGCATGCTGCCAAAAACGGTCAACATACTATCAAAGGCGTCTCGACCCAGGCCAAACTGGGACTTCAAGGCCATAAGGCGTCCAATGCCGTCCAGCTGAGAAACCTTTGTTTGGCCGTGAAGAGGTTTCCGTGTCACCTCCAACATCTCATAAAACGCCTTTGTGtttgcctctggctcctcctcctgcggtccttcaccgaaatgtgccTCCTCATAGTCGCCTAACATGTCTCCAATCCCACCAGCAGCATCACATTCATCGATGCGTTGCCTcacgacctcgtccctcatacgaTGGGCTTCACCGTGAAAGATCCACCAGGTATAGTCTGGCATAAATCCATAATTGACAAGATGTTCGGCCATGACGTTCTTTGTCTTTCGTTTCTGGTTTCCACAACTGCTGCAGGGACATCACATGAAACTCGACCCTTCAGCTTGCGCCCAAGCCCCTTCCAAGAACTCGTTGGTCTTCTCAATCCATTCATTGGTCATGCTAGCTCGAGTTACCCGGCTagtgtacatccactcacggtcatccatctTCCAAGATGTCAGCGACTACTATCAAATTTAAATGCATGTAGACGTTCGGCTTAGACTCTAGTAGgtaaagataggtcctaattgttggaaatatgccctagaggcaatcatatttccttgtattcatgattaataaagtgttccttgaatattcatagatgacaacttgtattgattaatgcttatgtgtagtatttgtgaaactctatacttgtatgaatattctaaaatgttcctagttaGAGTTTATATGAGGATATATGTGAGTttatattagactagcacatgtattagttgattgactacatttcacaagtcatggatatggggatgtcaaactaataatgtgggttcatgtgagaca is drawn from Panicum virgatum strain AP13 chromosome 1N, P.virgatum_v5, whole genome shotgun sequence and contains these coding sequences:
- the LOC120653449 gene encoding uncharacterized protein LOC120653449, translating into MAEHLVNYGFMPDYTWWIFHGEAHRMRDEVVRQRIDECDAAGGIGDMLGDYEEAHFGEGPQEEEPEANTKAFYEMLEVTRKPLHGQTKVSQLDGIGRLMALKSQFGLGRDAFDSMLTVFGSMLPEDHILPKTMYQAMKILGALKLPYEQIHSCLNGCILFRKEHEAETYCPKCKASRFLEVDAGDEDPKTLYDRGNHETDDMAQKGVRYNPDKMVHPSDGESWTHFDEIHREKAEEARNVRVTLATDGFNPYGMMAASYSCWPVFVIPLNLPLPGVLFQRHTIFVSLIISEHLGNKMSVYIEPLIDELIKAWEEGVWTYDRATKTNFRMYVWYHYSLHDLPTYGIFCGWCTHGKFLCPTCKATLQFISLRMGGKYSSFDKHRQFLPADHPFRRDIKNFTKGVVVTEPAPQMLMGVVLHAQIDALQVNDAGGFVGYGEKHSWTQISGLWRLPYTNDLLLPHNIDVMHIEKNWGKALFWNCHGHP